One Callospermophilus lateralis isolate mCalLat2 chromosome 6, mCalLat2.hap1, whole genome shotgun sequence genomic region harbors:
- the Mical1 gene encoding F-actin-monooxygenase MICAL1, which produces MASPTSTNPAHGHFESFLQAQFCKDVLSSFQGLCEALGLEPGGGLPQYHKIKAQLNYWSAKSLWAKLDKRAGQPVYQQGQACASTKCLVIGAGPCGLRAAVELALLGARVVLVEKRTKFSRHNVLHLWPFTIHDLRALGAKKFYGRFCTGTLDHISIRQLQLLLLKVALLLGVEIHWGVTFSGLQPPSRKGSGWRAQLQPSSPAQLANYEFDVLISAAGGKFVPEGFTVREMRGKLAIGITANFVNGRTVEETQVPEISGVARIYNQKFFQSLLKATGIDLENIVYYKDDTHYFVMTAKKQCLLRLGVLRQDLPETDRLLGSTNVVPEALQHFARAAADFATHGKLGKLEFAQDAHGRPDVSAFDFTSMLRAESSARVQEKHGARLLLGLVGDCLVEPFWPLGTGVARGFLAAFDAAWMVKRWAEGAEPLEVLAERESLYQLLSQTSPENMHRNVAQYGLDPATRYPNLNLRAVMPNQVRDLYDVVTKEPVRKSDKTDAGNPAMGSAGTQEDLLRWCQEQTAGYPGVHVTDLSSSWTDGLALCALVHRLRPSLLEPSELQGVGALEATTWALHAAEHELGITPVLSAQAVVAGSDPLGLIAYLSHFHSAFKSMSHNPGPISQVSPGTSSAVLFLGKLQRTLQRTRAKENGEDTGGKKPRLEVEAETPSTEELPVPEPSVPLTPPSQPEEASAGDLCALCGKHLYILERFCVDGHFFHRSCFRCHTCEATLWPGDYGQHPGDGHFYCLQHLPQPGHKEDGSEIGPENPVKTELPTPSEDNLPGPLTHTAPQEDASPVPSPSQSNRRLIRLSSLERQRLSSLNINPDPETEPPPKPPRSCSALARQALEGSFMGWGMPGQSQQVLKDIEKEEESPSSSEEEEEDVPLDSDLEQALLTLAKNSDTMNKYPTWHRTLLRRAKEEEMKRFCKAQTIQRRLNEIEAALRELEAEGVELELALRSQSSSPEQQKKLWLEQLLHLVQKKNSLVAEEAELMITVQELDLEEKQWQLDQELRGYMNREETLKTAADRQAEEQVLKKLVDVVNQRDALIRFQEERRLSELASETGAQG; this is translated from the exons ATGGCTTCACCTACCTCCACCAACCCAGCACATGGCCACTTTGAGAGCTTCCTACAGGCCCAGTTTTGCAAGGATGTGCTGAGCAGCTTTCAGGGGCTCTGTGAGGCCCTGGGGCTAGAGCCTGGTGGGGGACTGCCCCAGTACCACAAGATCAAAGCCCAGCTCAACTACTGGAGTGCCAAGTCTCTTTGGGCTAAGTTGGACAAGCGAGCAGGTCAGCCTGTCTACCAACAGGGCCAGGCTTGTGCCAGCACCAAG TGTCTGGTGATAGGTGCTGGGCCTTGCGGGCTTCGGGCTGCtgtggagctggcactattgggagCCCGTGTGGTGCTGGTTGAAAAGCGCACAAAGTTCTCTCGCCACAATGTGCTCCACCTCTGGCCCTTCACCATCCATGACCTGCGGGCACTTGGCGCCAAGAAGTTCTATGGGCGCTTCTGCACTGGCACCCTGGACCACATCA GCATCCGGCAACTTCAGCTGCTTCTACTAAAGGTGGCATTACTGCTGGGGGTGGAAATTCACTGGGGTGTCACTTTCTCTGGCCTCCAGCCCCCTTCTAGAAAGG GGAGTGGCTGGCGTGCCCAGCTCCAGCCCAGTTCCCCAGCCCAACTGGCCAACTATGAATTTGATGTCCTCATCTCAGCTGCAGGAGGTAAATTCGTCCCTGAAG GCTTCACTGTTCGAGAAATGCGTGGCAAACTGGCTATTGGCATCACAGCCAACTTTGTGAATGGGCGCACAGTGGAGGAGACACAGGTGCCTGAGATCAGTGGTGTGGCCCGAATCTACAATCAGAAATTCTTCCAGAGCCTGCTCAAAGCCACTG GCATTGATCTGGAGAACATTGTGTACTACAAGGACGACACCCACTACTTTGTGATGACAGCCAAGAAGCAGTGTTTGTTGCGACTGGGGGTGCTGCGTCAG GACTTGCCGGAGACTGATCGGCTTCTGGGTAGTACCAATGTGGTGCCCGAGGCTCTGCAGCACTTTGCCCGGGCAGCTGCTGACTTCGCCACACATGGCAAACTCGGGAAACTAGAGTTTGCCCAGGATGCCCATGGGCGGCCTGATGTCTCTGCCTTTGACTTTACAAGCATGTTGCGGGCAGAGAGTTCTGCTCGTGTGCAGGAGAAGCACGGTGCCcgcctgctactgggactggtgggggactgcctggtggag CCCTTCTGGcccctgggcactggagtggcccGGGGCTTCTTGGCAGCCTTCGATGCAGCCTGGATGGTGAAGCGGTGGGCAGAGGGTGCTGAGCCCCTAGAGGTGTTGGCTGAGCG TGAGAGCCTGTACCAGCTTCTGTCACAGACATCCCCGGAAAACATGCACCGCAATGTGGCCCAATATGGGCTGGACCCAGCCACCCGTTACCCCAACCTGAACCTCCGGGCTGTGATGCCCAACCAG GTACGAGACCTGTACGATGTGGTGACCAAGGAGCCTGTGCGGAAAAGTGACAAGACAGATGCAGGGAATCCAGCCATGG GGTCAGCGGGCACCCAGGAGGACCTGTTACGCTGGTGCCAGGAGCAGACAGCTGGATACCCAGGAGTCCATGTTACTGACTTGTCTTCCTCCTGGACGGATGGTCTAGCTCTGTGTGCCTTGGTGCACCGGCTGCGGCCTAGCCTGCT GGAACCCTCAGAGCTGCAAGGGGTGGGGGCTCTGGAAGCAACTACCTGGGCACTGCACGCAGCAGAGCATGAGCTAGGCATCACACCAGTGTTGTCTGCACAGGCAGTGGTGGCAGGCAGTGACCCACTAGGCCTCATTGCCTACCTTAGCCACTTCCACAGTGCCTTCAAGAGCATGTCCCACAACCCAG GTCCTATTAGCCAAGTCTCTCCAGGTACCTCTAGTGCTGTACTGTTCCTTGGCAAACTCCAGAGAACCCTGCAACGGACCCGGGCTAAG GAAAATGGGGAAGATACTGGTGGCAAGAAGCCTCGCTTGGAG GTAGAGGCTGAGACTCCAAGTACTGAGGAGCTACCTGTCCCTGAACCCAGTGTACCTTTGACACCCCCATCTCAACCTGAGGAG GCCAGTGCTGGGGACCTGTGTGCACTCTGTGGGAAACACCTCTACATTCTGGAACGCTTCTGTGTGGATGGCCATTTCTTCCACCGGAGCTGCTTCCGCTGCCATACTTGTGAGGCCACATTGTGGCCAGGTGACTATGGGCAGCATCCAGGAGATG GACATTTCTACTGTCTCCAGCATCTGCCCCAGCCAGGCCACAAGGAGGATGGCAGTGAAATAGGACCTGAGAACCCTGTAAAAACT GAGCTTCCCACACCAAGTGAGGACAACCTGCCAGGCCCGTTGACTCACACAGCCCCACAGGAGGACGCCAGTCCTGTCCCAAGCCCCAGCCAGTCTAACCGTCGGCTAATCCGCCTCTCCAGCCTGGAACGCCAGCGGCTCTCCTCTCTTAACAttaaccctgatcccgaaacagaGCCTCCTCCCAAGCCCCCCCGCAGCTGCTCGGCCTTGGCCCGCCAGGCCCTGGAAGGCAGCTTTATGGGCTGGGGTATGCCAGGCCAGAGTCAGCAAG TTCTTAAGGAcatagagaaggaggaagagagtcCTTCCTCCagtgaagaggaagaggaagatgtGCCTTTGGACTCAGACTTGGAGCAG GCCCTGCTGACACTGGCCAAGAACTCGGACACCATGAACAAGTACCCTACATGGCACCGGACTCTACTGCGCCGGGCTAAGGAGGAGGAGATGAAGAGATTCTGCAAGGCCCAG ACAATCCAGCGGCGActaaatgagattgaggctgccctgaGGGAGCTGGAAGCTGAAGGCGTGGAGCTGGAGCTTGCCTTAAGGAGCCAGAGCA GTTCCCCAGAACAGCAAAAGAAACTCTGGTTAGAACAGCTGCTGCATCTTGTCCAAAAGAAAAACAGCCTAGTGGCTGAAGAGGCTGAGCTCATGATCAC GGTACAGGAGCTGGACCTAGAAGAGAAGCAGTGGCAGCTAGACCAGGAGCTAAGAGGCTACATGAACCGTGAAG AAACCCTGAAGACAGCAGCAGATCGGCAGGCTGAGGAGCAGGTCCTGAAAAAGCTAGTAGATGTGGTGAACCAGCGGGATGCCCTCATCCGCTTTCAGGAGGAACGCAGGCTCAGCGAGCTGGCCTCAGAGACAGGGGCCCAGGGCTAG
- the Smpd2 gene encoding sphingomyelin phosphodiesterase 2, whose translation MKPNFSLRLRVFNLNCWGLPYVSKHRSDRMKRLGDFLNMESFDLALLEEVWSEQDFQCLKEKLSFTYPAAHYFRSGIIGSGLCVFSKHPIQEIIQHVYTLNGYPYMIHHGDWFCGKAVGLLVFHLSGLVLNAYVTHLHAEYSRQNDIYLAHRVAQAWELAQFIHHTSKKADVVLLCGDLNMHPKDLGCCLLREWTGLHDAYLETQDFKGFEEGYTMVPENHYVSQKDLEPFPCGIRIDYVLYKAVSGFCISCKSLKSTAGHGPYNGTPLSDHEALMATLCVRHSPLQQNPSFTYGPAGRLPLISVLREAWTELGLGIAQARWWAAFAGNVIGVGLLLLVLLCFLVAEERAREVAILLWTPNVGLVLGAGAVYLFHTHEARGLCRVQTELQHVLGREREAQDLSSEPQLALLLGQERGQN comes from the exons ATGAAGCCCAACTTCTCTCTGCGCCTGAGGGTCTTCAACCTCAACTGCTG GGGTCTTCCCTACGTGAGCAAGCACCGTTCTGACCGCATGAAACGTCTGGGAGACTTTCTGAATATGGAGAGCTTCGACTTGGCTCTACTGGAAGAG GTGTGGAGTGAGCAGGACTTCCAGTGCCTGAAAGAGAAACTGTCTTTCACTTATCCAGCTGCACACTACTTCAGGAG CGGAATCATTGGCAGTGGCCTCTGTGTCTTCTCCAAACACCCAATCCAGGAAATCATCCAGCATGTCTACACCCTCAATGGCTACCCCTACATG ATCCATCATGGTGATTGGTTCTGTGGGAAGGCTGTAGGACTCCTGGTGTTCCATCTAAGTGGACTTGTGCTCAATGCCTATGTGACCCAC CTCCATGCCGAGTACAGCCGACAGAACGACATCTACCTAGCACATCGTGTGGCCCAAGCTTGGGAACTGGCCCAGTTCATCCA CCACACATCCAAGAAGGCAGACGTGGTTCTTTTGTGTGGGGACCTCAACATGCACCCAAAAGATCTGGGCTGCTGCCTGCTGAGGGAGTGGACAGGACTGCATGATGCCTACCTTGAGACCCAGGACTTTAAG ggctttgaagaaggctATACCATGGTACCTGAGAACCATTACGTCAGCCAGAAGGATCTGGAGCCATTTCCATGTGGCATCCGCATTGACTACGTGCTTTACAAG GCCGTTTCTGGATTCTGCATCTCCTGTAAGAGTCTCAAATCCACTGCAGGCCATGGCCCCTACAATGGTACCCCACTCTCTGATCATGAGGCCCTCATGGCTACTCTCTGTGTGAGACATAGTCCCCTCCAGCAAAATCCCAGCTTTACCTATG GACCAGCAGGGAGGTTGCCGTTGATCAGTGTGCTGAGGGAGGCCTGGACAGAGCTGGGGCTGGGTATAGCCCAGGCTCGTTGGTGGGCTGCCTTCGCTGGCAATGTGATTGGTGTGGGGCTGCTTCTCTTGGTGTTGCTTTGTTTCCTTGTAGCAGAAGAAAGGGCCAGGGAAGTGGCCATACTGCTTTGGACGCCCAATGTAGGACTGGTGCTGGGGGCAGGCGCAGTCTACCTCTTCCACACGCATGAGGCCAGAGGCTTGTGTAGGGTCCAGACTGAGCTCCAGCATGTGcttggaagggaaagggaagccCAGGACCTGAGCTCAGAGCCTCAGTTAGCTCTGCTCCTggggcaggagaggggacagaACTGA